One window from the genome of Leucoraja erinacea ecotype New England chromosome 16, Leri_hhj_1, whole genome shotgun sequence encodes:
- the LOC129704465 gene encoding uncharacterized protein LOC129704465: MHTHTHTHTYTHTHTHTHTHTHTHTHTHTHTRSHTHTHTHTHTHTHTHTPTHTHTHTHTHVHTHTHTHTHTYTHTHTHTHTHTHTHTRVLHPAEVPLHLRVCLDFVSCWKRNHGVAKVGVRARNTNTSLLLAGIETYPLPSQCKMKNLIDSRSQKCWAELIDKEVATRVNWKDKYGDTFSLIPDTAPKKEPKVFQLPARDVVLPAIGSARRQEGTRRVVAVQGPMSGPVEEMRGVSPQIRGLLYDGFSKEQRGRHQYLRKRAGTLPEDKYHYPVLSSWTYGWRQGDVVGELQVPAHGRLRIINDTFFRRNGIFHKQSVTDGLAR, encoded by the exons atgcacacacacacacacacacacacgtacacacacacacacacacacacacacacacacacacacacacacacacacacacacacacacacacgttcacacacacacacacacacacacacacacacacacacacacacacacacacccacacacacacacacacacacacacacacacgtacacacacacacacacacacacacacacacatacacacacacacacacacacacacacacacacacacacacacacacacgagtccTCCATCCAGCAGAGGTCCCTTTGCATTTGAGAGTTTGTTTGGACTTTGTGAGTTGCTGGAAGCGTAACCATGGCGTTGCTAAGGTCGGTGTCCGTGCCCgaaacacaaacacatcactaTTGCTGGCCGGAATTGAAACCTATCCGTTACCCAGTCAATGCAAAATGAAAAACCTAATTGACAGCCGGAGCCAGAAGTGCTGGGCCGAGCTGATCGACAAGGAGGTAGCCACCCGGGTCAACTGGAAGGATAAATATGGGGATACGTTCTCCCTGATTCCCGACACTGCTCCCAAGAAAGAGCCGAAAGTGTTCCAACTGCCCGCCAGGGACGTGGTCCTCCCGGCCATCGGCTCCGCCAGGCGGCAGGAGGGGACGAGGAGGGTGGTCGCGGTGCAGGGGCCGATGTCCGGGCCGGTGGAGGAGATGAGGggggtgagtccgcagatccgcggCCTGCTGTACGACGGCTTCTCCAAGGAGCAGAGGGGCCGCCACCAGTACCTGCGGAAGAGGGCGGGTACGCTGCCCGAGGACAAGTACCACTACCCCGTCCTCTCCTCATGGACCTACGGCTGGCGGCAGG GTGACGTGGTTGGGGAACTCCAGGTACCTGCTCACGGCCGACTGAGGATCATCAACGACACGTTCTTCAGGAGAAACGGGATCTTCCACAAGCAGTCGGTAACCGATGGACTTGCACGTTGA
- the LOC129704466 gene encoding deoxyribonuclease gamma-like, protein MKMMHQLLISTAIFLAGLHGIHSLKICSFNVRTFGKSKAAKEGMLDVLVKIISRCDLLLMMEIKDVSNQAFPALMTRLNNHGNRNEYESIISVRLGTGTYKEQYAFIYRHKLLSVKRSYQYPDFPANNADVFAREPFVVWFSSPSTSVKDFVVIPLHSMPDSSVFEIDALYDVYTEMKQRWRAKYFIIMGDLNADCDYVRRKQWKNIRLRNDTNFAWLIGDEEDTTVKESTHCAYDRIVLRGEKLLKAVVPDSVNVFNFKEAYGMTEPQALNVSDHYPVEVDLRETHGFFSWLKSHKGPRG, encoded by the exons ATGAAGATGATGCACCAGCTCCTCATCTCCACAGCGATCTTCCTCGCCGGCCTTCACGGCATTCATTCCCTTAAGATCTGCTCCTTCAACGTGAGAACCTTCGGAAAATCCAAAGCTGCCAAGGAAGGAATGCTGGACGTACTCGTGAAG ATTATCTCCCGCTGTGACctgttgttgatgatggagatcaAGGATGTGAGCAACCAAGCCTTTCCTGCGCTCATGACAAGACTGAACAA TCACGGCAACAGGAATGAATATGAATCGATCATCAGTGTCCGTCTGGGAACAGGCACCTACAAGGAACAGTACGCGTTTATTTACAG ACACAAATTATTATCGGTCAAAAGAAGTTATCAATATCCGGATTTCCCAGCAAACAACGCGGATGTGTTTGCACGAGAGCCATTTGTAGTCTGGTTTTCATCACCCTCCACCT CTGTGAAAGACTTTGTGGTTATTCCCCTGCACTCAATGCCAGATTCCTCCGTGTTTGAGATTGATGCCTTGTACGACGTCTACACGGAAATGAAGCAGCGTTGGAGAGCCAAG TACTTCATCATCATGGGAGACTTGAATGCCGACTGCGACTACgtgaggaggaagcaatggaagaATATCAGACTGCGAAACGATACCAACTTTGCCTGGCTGATTGGTGATGAAGAGGACACGACGGTGAAGGAAAGCACGCACTGTGCCTACGACAG GATTGTCCTTCGTGGTGAGAAGCTGCTGAAGGCGGTCGTACCTGATTCAGTCAACGTGTTCAATTTCAAGGAGGCTTACGGCATGACTGAGCCGCAG GCGCTGAACGTGAGTGACCACTACCCCGTGGAGGTTGACCTGCGGGAGACTCACGGCTTCTTCAGTTGGCTCAAGTCCCACAAAGGCCCGCGTGGGTAG